The segment gagcaaggtactttacctagattgctccagtaaaaccccaactgtataaatgtgtaattgtatataaaaaataatgtaattgtatgtaaaaataatgtgacatcttgtaacaattgtaagtcgccctggataagggcgtctgctaagaaataaataataataataatgttggccTCGTTCTGTTTGGTGTCTGTTAGGGGTAACACAGCTCTTGATATTTAATTCTGTAAGAACAGAAAGTTAagggaaaaatgaagctttcagaaTCATAaggcattttttatttaatatttaatatgttCTTCAATAAATGAACTGCATATCATTTGGTTTGAAATTCTTCCTCTTTGGCTGTATTGGTAGGGCCTGATTTACTTTGGAAACCGGCGCTGCATACACTGTTTTATGTGTGTCCACCAATTTTGCGGTATCACCCCACATTGCTCCCCGCTAGCGGTGCCCAGGCTTAACTCAAGCAGTGAGCAGCGTcggtcttccaattaaagctacagtaccacattagctgcACAGTACACAACAGAGTACCAttatttttgctgtattcagaataaaataacacatcaaatagcaacgtaaatattctacatttgtttaattctaacaaataataacattaataaaataatctgaatataaTCAGTTCATGATGTTATgttgttattttataattatttctaCTATCACACTTTCTTCTCTTTTTATATTGCAGGTATTAATGCTAGGCCCCCTGCAGGAGCATCCAACTATCCTGTGCCCGTCCCCACAAGTGGGAGAGCAGACAGCAGTCTCTTTACTGGGCATCTTCTCTCGAACGGCTCACACGCCCAAATCTGTGAATCTCAAGTGCCACCTGATGCTATCCATCGCCACCGTATTAATATCCACCTCCTTTGTGAAGCAGGGGGTTAAAGTGGCTGAGGGCTTTCTAGATCTCTTGTTTCAGACAGCACAGGATACAAATGATCAAAAGCATGGTGGGATGTTTAGACCCTTGAGAGCCATAGCGTGTGATTGCCTTAGAGAAATGGAAACCTGCTGCCCAGGGCTGCTTTCCCATAAGCTGGAGGCTCTTTATTCCCTGAAGCAGCAGGAGATGACACCTTTGCACCAAGCATACACTCTCCTGTATGGAGTGGCCCTAAGGAACGCGGTGCATTGCCTGACTTTGCAGAAAGACGTGATGGATGGAGATCTAAAGAAGCTTTTAGCAAGCAATGAAGGGTTTGCCTGGAAGGCAACAGAAAAACCACTGGAGCTGGTTCAATTGACAACAATGAGTCAGATCCCTGTTCTTCCATCCAACGTGGAAACCAAAGAGTTGAAATCAGTTGTTTCCTTGCTTTTAGAGGAGTGCTATCTGCTCACCCCAGTGACGCAGGCCGCTTTGCTTCGTGAGCTGACTCAGGTGGTCTCCATGGTCCAGTCCTTGTCTCCGGCCATCTTCAAGTCTCAGCTTCTTCGTCTCTTTGGGACCGTGGAGATCTCCCTTCTGCACTCCACGCTGCAAATGAAAGGGACCTTCACAGATAGCCTCTTCACAGCCGAGGATGAGAACTTTCTTCTGAAGCGGCTGGTGGGCATGGCCCAGCACCCACTGCTGTCCACCCCACAGAAGCTATTTTATATTGAATGTATCCTCCACTTCCCAGAGAACCGTCCTATCTCCTCCAACGGGGAGGAGAGCTTGCCTGTGTTGGTGACCCCTCGAATGGTGGCCTCCCTTTTCCCCACCGTTTTTAATGACAGCAGCACCATGCTGTCCCGCTTAAACATCCTGAGTCTGGTCTACCTAGAAGATGACGAAGAGGAAGGAATCGGCTACATCTTTGACCACCTGATGGCTCTCCATAAAATTGTTGACCACCATGGCACCAGAGAAATGACCACCACCTTTTTCAGAGCAGTCTACATCTTTATGCAGAATTTCTACCTCAATGAAAAGTACACAACAGACTTGATAGAAAGTCTTTCTGAGCTCTACCGGAGGCACTACACCTTAGCCCCTAACCTGATCAACCTGGTGGACTCCACTCAGAGGCTTTTGGAGGACTCCAGCTGGCCCACTGACTTGCTCAAGGCCCTACAGATGTTGATTGTTGAGCTCCCTCTAGAGCATTTGATCCACCAAAACCTGTACTGGCACCTGAAGGTCTTAGGCAGGGTGGCCAAAGAGGAACAGGCTTCACAGAGGAGCACAGTGCGCTTCCTGCTCAATCTCCTCATTAACTCCAGCCTTTGTGGACTGGGAGACTGGCGGATTGGCAACGCTCTTCTCTCAGTTTGCCGAAACTTGCTTCAGCACCCTAACCTGGATCAGGTCTTCATCGAGTTGGCCGACCTTCTTCAATTCATGATGCACAACTTCGAGGACGTAGACATCCAAGATCATGCTCGCTTCTATTACACCCTGCTGACTAACCTTTCCAAGGAGAAGCTTTCAGGGGTCCTGAATATGGGAACAGGTGAGAGTCAAGCAAAAATCAGGTCCTTGTCATCTATCATGGCTGAAAGCGAAGAACTGTCCAGCTGTTTAACTGTCCATAGAACCAGGCAGCCAGTGCTGAAGCTTGTCAAACTTTCTGAAGATGGTATTAGTAAACCTGATCATTCGAGCAGTGGACCAGAGGACAGTACTCCTGATGTAGACCTGTTAAAGGTTTATCAAAACCAGTTCTTGAACCCTGAATTTGCCTCTGTGGTAATTTTGAAATATCATCTAACCTTTGCAGGTGAAGTTGATGCACTATACCATAAACTGTTTTGTATATGTTTGCATTTTGAGCAGACGGACTCTAATTACGAGCGAGTTAGCGATGTCAGTGTGCCATGCCTCATCTACGACAGGAAGCCTTGTGTGGTTTCCTTGACTCTCAAGCCTTGGAGGCCCTATCCCACGGTTCTTCATGCCAGTGCAATATTTACCACAGAGGATGGGCTTTCTTGGCACACCCAGCTGGATCCGATTCCTATAGGCTTCCCAGACTTGTTCCTGCCCCTCCCTGTGCCTGTTCACTGGTCTCAGGGTTCCAGAGAGCAGCTCTTTCACCAACTCTGGAAGTCCCTGTGTCCAGAAGAGTCCAGCCAGTCTGCCACAAGCTTATTTTGCTTTGAAGTAGGCGTGAGGTCTCTGAGGGAGGTGATCGAGTCCAGCTTTCATAAATACCTGGTTTCTAAGCAATTGAATACTGAATCTTACAAGGTTCTGCTATTCCTACCCCCTCAGTTTTATGTTTTGCTGAAGATCAAAAATTCAGAGGATGCAGCCAGTGTCAGTATCATAACTGACAACTGGAAGCTTTTGCCTTTTATAAATTCCTACATTAAGTGCATCACAGATTATAGTGCTGATCGTACACAATAATTAGACGTGTAACAATACACTGATGTCACATTATGTATCACGATATACTGTTTGCAATATGATATGTACCACGATatatgtgatggtcctgatgggctacttgtacgATGCTTAATAAGATTAAATGAGCATTTAATGATggactgttttgttaaaatacaaaCGTGTAATAAGTTAGTAAggatgtattcataccaactacaaAACACACttgttcttcattcaagaaccacttgttgaactacaatgagctatgttgttGCTTTTCTGGATCCTGTTACAAAAAAATGTCTTTCTATTATGATACAATATATCATATAAATAAAGTATCACAATTTATCAATACAAAGTGTTTCGTTACATCCCTAACAATAACCAGTTCTGATCATGTGGAAACATCTGCACTTGTGGACCTCACTGGTGGGCTGAAAACTGAGCACCTTTTTAATATTCTGTGATATTGGCTACGCTGGTTGGATAGTAACAGGGCTGGGATGCATTTGTGAATTGTCTGATGAATCATCAGACGGGAGAAAATTCAGTGCTTCTCTATAAATAAGAAAATCAATTTACCTGCAAAACTGTAAAatcttgtgttttatttaattagccAATTGATGTCATCTTTACAGTCACGCCAAAGAATCAAAAAGTGCAGTTAACAtgtattgactggtgaaatacaatttaaagttgctgcagtctgtccactgttttgtcatttcaaatattttcacaaaacaaacattaaactttaaagccaGTGTTCAGTGTAAATGCATGTCATGAAAAACCACATACAGTATGTAGGTGAAAAACGTTACGATAAAAGttgctgcatttaaaatatataaacacgtgacatttttggtccactaaaataaagggctttacataatctttGTACGaaagaaattgcagtgtccagtgtgaaaaaacaacactaaataataatttaatatccaaagtagcactatagctaGCTCTTAAtctattacttgtattgtaacgcttgaaatgtatttgcttacgattgtaagtcgccctggataagggcgtctgctaagaaataaataataataataataataataatagcattcaaatcttcaatacaaaaaaaggcctgagttacaagctcttgcagtgtctaaaaaaaaaattaaaaattaaaaccccAAATATGGATTGTAGTGTAACAGGAAAGCATACtcaatcagactgcggagtctATATCATCTGATCCGAAATCTCCAAACTCCACGTCTTcgtcatctgaaccttcatcGTTGATGATGCAAGCActtgtctgaatcattaatgcacagagcaccTACTTCTAAGCAGTTATTTCACGTGAGCTGTGATTATGTCCCCTCAGGTATTATAAGTTGAAAGTTGGGAGGGGGCGCCATTGTTCAGATCAGGGCGTTGACTCGGCAAAATccggtatatatatttttctttctacacagcagtttttttttaaccatttaaacCTTATTGTGTTGTGCAAGATGTACTATCTTTATTATCAAATTATATGTAATGTCTATGATGGGTTGGTAATTAATGCTCACAGTTGAAGTGGAGACTACGCTGATGGCCTTTTCTACTTACAAGATAACAGCAAACTGAAAAAGACACTTTGTATACTGCAGGGTTAAGGGTATTTCAGACACAATGTATTGATAAGCAGCATGGCTGTAGTTGTATACATTATCAGAAGTCAATGTGCCACTTTGTAATGCTGGTGTCTCAATATGACACCTTGCAATGGTGCTGTGTCAGTGTGACACCTTGCAATGGTGCTGTGTCAGTGTGACACCTTGCaatgctgtctgtctgttctttgtgCCCGGTGTCCGGGGGAGGTTCACTGTGTGAGCCCCTGGAAGTTGGGCTCATTACAGGGGGGCAGGGCTATCTGCTGGCTCAGCAGCTTGTCTAGGATGCTGATCTCAGAGTCCCTTTATAAGCTTATAAGCACCAACGAATTTGTGCGGGCAGCTGGAACCCCAATCCTAgagagaaatacaaacacagcacatggaaataaataaacctcTGTGTAACGTAAAGCTTAAGAAATCATTAATGAGACCAAGAGAACGTGTGCACGACTGAAATGGATTGAAGTCTAAACTCTGCCACTccctttcattgggattccaaatcctgtgaTACAGTACAGTTTGGAGAAACAAGCACTGCAATGAGTCCACTGACAGCAGCCTATTGCCATGCTGCCAGAACGATTTAGTTGAAGTCAAACTCCTATCTGAAATACAATACGTGGGAAGACAAAAGCACTTCTCATACACCAGTAATAGCTAAAATTAGATAACACATCATGTGGGAAATCCTAGACTTCGTCTCAATTTGATTCACTTTTTTCATATTTGATACACTATTTTAGTATTATCAAAATTGTTTTGGCTATGTGAACAAGGTAATGGGGAAAAAGCAAGAGATGGCAATTTGCATGATTGTGTTGAgttttaaaaagatatatatatttaaatgtcaaTAACATACATATCTCTCCGCCAAGGACAAATAGAAGATAACAAATATGACTGCATAATTTGAACATGTTTTGGTGAAGTGGTCTTTAATGTATAGCTTTCAATAATCCACAATGGGAAGACCAATTCTAAAGATATAGCTACAAGTTACACTATAGAAGGACCTTTATTTACCTTCGGGTAGAGGATGGAGAAATATCGTTGACCGGACTCCCGCATGTACAGATAATACATGTTTCCTGGCTTCTTGACTACATTGCAGGCAGCATGGTGAAGTTCAGCATCTTTCTTAGCATCTTCTAGaacctgtaacacacacacacacacaattggtTTGGTGTGTAAAGAACCTGACCACATATGAAATGTACTCTGAGAGATGGTACAATGTTCAGAGGATTCTGCTAAAGCAGCTTTGCAAGATAGATCATCCACATCTCCAAATCGTGAAATGTTTATGGTGCTAATCCCTAATAAAAGCGtaccacagtgaaagcatagcaaagtataatataGCAGAGTAAAGGCATGGTAAAGCGaagagaggtatgctaaagcatattacaaaacattatggtaaatgcagaTTATTACAATGGGAAAACTGCAGTTATTGTGGTAATATTTGATAAATGATGGATTGATGGATCAGCTGTTTTGAAAAAAGATGCATTAATGGTAACAAAGCAAGCATTGCTCCAACACTACATGCAACTGAATTTAGTGAACAGGTAAACTGCCCCTCCCAGCAGCAGGACCCCAGAAGAACGCTGCTTCATCTCAATCTCACACTGCTGTAAATCTGGATGTAAGACACATACAACTAGGGGAAATAGCACCTCTTACATAAAGTCAACATTAGAATagtgatttttaaaacagcaGGCCCCATACCTTCCTAGCTTGCTCCTGTAAGTATCGAATTTGTTCAGCTATTACTGTCAGTCTGTTGCTTGCATTGGCTCGAATAAATTAATCTGCCTGCAAAacaggaacagagagatcagtCAAGCATTATAAGAAACATAATGTCACTCGTGTCCTGTATGCAGTGAAAAACATCCAGCAATATGGCGAGCAAAGTTACACACATATCTGAGTTGATTTAATTTAGTAATTCATCAAATGTCCCATACAGAGTCCTGTCTTGTTATTGTGTTACGAGCAAGTGATCATGCCcatgctaaatctgctctgaactggaTGAGAGAAACTGTTTTACCTCCTTTGTTGCCTGGATCTCTCCCAGCAGGCAGTTTCAGTTCCAGGGAGATTTACTGGTTACTGGTTGGACAACTTGTGTAATAACTCTGACCTGTAGCCAGATTGCTGGTACCTGATCATTTTCATTAAGCTCCCatatataattacaaaaatgttgcagcaaaaaaaaaataacaacatgaaCAAGTCAAGGTTAAATGTATTGGactttattaaattaatttatcaGCTGCCTACAAGGGTGTTAGTTTACTTTTAACGTCCAAAACGTTTAACCTTTAGtattaacatgtttaaacatGTAAGCTTAGTGACCAATCAGAAACATCATAATAAGCAGCCCTCTATCACATTGTATACATTTCTGCAACGTGTGTTTGGGTACAACAAAGATACAACATTGAATTGTATATGAAAAAAGTGAAGAAATATAGAATGTGAAAGTGACACTGTACACTTAATACTTATTAAGACCAAGGCAAAATTATAAACGTTTAACACTCTAAACTTGAAACCCTAAACTATTCCACCCCTGCTTTCAGCGAGTGTGGCTCAGAGTCTGGTCGATGCCCCTACCTTCTGCACTTGTTGTGCCAGTGCCACCAGGTCCATTGGGTCCCCCACCCGGTTGGTTTGGTAAGAGCTCACCAGCTGAAGACCAGAGGGATTGGTATTACTCTCCACCAGGGCAACTTCAAGAAGAATCGGACAGGCAGGACACAGTGGGTTAACAGAAGGGTATGCAAGCCTGTGTTTAAacagaaggaggctgtgtggtccagtggttaaagaaaagggcttgtaaccaggaggtccccggttcaaatccctcctcagccactgactcattgtgtgaccctgagcaagtcacttaacctccttgtgctccgtctttcgggtgagacgtaattgtaagtgactctgcagctgatgcatagttcacacaccctagtctctgtaagccaccttggataaagtcgtccgctaaataaacaaataataagaagaagactTCCTCATCTCCAGAGCTGCAGGCTGTGCAATGGTTAACCCAGGCACACATCCATACACATGGAATCTCTGACCTCACACCAATGCAATGaataccatatgactccatgttcacatggacagttcaggcttttcagctcacgtcgcaatgcattctggtacgttttatcTGTCTCGGGTTCCTTTCAGTTGTttaggactacacttaccagaatgcattgggtgcGAGTTAAAAAGCCCGAACGGTGCTAGAGAACATAAACATGACTCTTGCACAAAACAAACCGGACCTGCATTCGGACCCAGCTAATGAACGCAGAcgtttgaaaaacattttttttaaatacacttcaTAGTTTACCCATTTTCATTTCTATAAACTATTTAATAGTATTATGTCATGGCAACTAGTGCGTCGACCTGTGCCAAAATACCCCCGAATGCAGGTAATGTCTGTGGAGATTGAAACAATCCATTTTAAAAGCCTCCTCCGGTTTTTACTCACACGCATTCCTTTACAAACTGATACCAGGAGTAAAACACAGCACTAACCAGCTGACTGATAATGAAAGACATAGTCGTGAATATCAAACCttatttaaataatcaaaacagTACTTAATTTGACAATATTGATTGCCTTTAAAAACCGATCACCGTTCACCTCGTCCCGGTCGAAACCCGTTTGTTAGAATGAGGGTGCCACGGCACGACTGCATAACCAGAATCCACTTATATTACCTAATCTCACCTCAACACTGCTACACTGTACAGCCAAGatcagtaaacatgtatttacattaCCAGTAGTAGTACGTGTTGTCAACTTCTTTGGTGCAGTAACGTTGTTGTCCTTGTCCGTTTCCATGTTCATTACagaatttgaaataaatatacaaaaaataaacctctatctttttctttttctaataaaAGTGTATGTTGCTGACACGTGTGGGGTTCTGGGTGAAAGTGTTACTCTGGACACCTATGCCTGTGAAAAATGGTTAGAATGTTACACAAGCGCTTATGTAATGCAAAATGCACTGTGCTTAGTGCGAGGGCTACATTGGGCAATTATGTAAAAGTACTGAGACGTTAAAAAAATACACTAAAACatctaactaaaaaaaaatattagtatgCATGTCATCTAAAAATAATACTGTACCAATAATACTGTTAGCAGCAGGTTAGATGTCCAATGGCCGTGCTGTTTTGATGGGAGAGTGTGTGCACTTCTCACCTTATTTACTAGATTTGCCGTCATGTTATAGGTCGGATAACACtatttaacacaatttttgttcctgggtagtaagtgttatttcctaattgcttatgcctcaaaagtatagaaaatggctattattccccacaaactttgcttttgtgaccaggacagtgatattttgaaatttacctatttccaatgagaaaacgggcgaatttgtgtcttttcgttcacataaagtcagaaaaaaacaacatatgaatccaaattaacatgtatttatactaaagtaatacaaaaatgactacaaaagatttagaagtgagtagtttttcgagatttacgattatactgtaaatcactttcacgaatcagcccccaaatgtagtctcccatcatgttctcgttatactgtccttggtagtggcgttcaaagtccagtgtatcctggtggaagcgctcgccttgctcctccgagtacgctcccatgttctccttgaatttatcaagatgagcatcaaggatatggactttgagggacatcctacagcccattgtgccgtagttcttcaccagagtctcaaccagctccacatagttttcggccttgtgattgcccaggaagccccgaaccactgcgacaaagctgttccaaaccgCTTTCTCcctactagtgagcttcttggggaattcattgcactccaggatcttctttatctgtggtccgacaaagacaccggctttgacctttgcctcagacagcttagggaagaagtcttgaaggtacttgaaggctaccgactccttatctagagttctgacaaattgtttcataaggcccaatttgatgttcagtggtggcatcagcaccttccgggggtccaccagtggctcccacttgatgttgttcctccccacacaGAACTCGGttcgctgtggccagtcccgcctgtggtagtgcgccttggtgtccctgctgtcccaaaggcaaagatagcagggaaacttggtaaaaccgccttggagacccatcaggaatgccaccattttgaagtctcttgtgacctcccagccgtactcatcatacttcaaggcgtccagcaaggtcttgatgctgttgtaatcctctttgaggtgcaccgagtgagccaggggaagagacgggtacttgttaccattatggagcagctatttatattactggaaagttctagaaagttctagaagttactccaagtttactcagcactgaatctatctggaatgttctggaaaataggtaaatttcaaaatatgtcctggtcacaaaagcaaagtttgtggggaataatagccatttttctatacttttgaggcataagcaattaggaaataacacttactacccaggaaccaaaaaaaaaaaaaaaaaaaaaaattgttacacggtatTTGGACTGATGCAATAGCGCGCCCCCTGGTGGGAAACCTGCGATAGCAAGCTTCAGTAAAATCACAGAAGCGGACTCATAATAGGGGCTAACATGACTCATGATCTAGTCGTAAATGTCAAATTCCCTCAAACTGTGATGTCACAGTAGCAAAAGTGTCACTTTTTTCAAAGCTAATTTAAGTCTAAATGTTGTGCAATaagtttaactttaaataaatattttaaagaatgtCACAGTTCTGTTTAAGGTAGCCTTGGCAAACCCCAACTCTAAGTCAGTGTTTAAGTGTGAATCCCCATTATTAACAAAAGATAATAACAGTGTATTACAGCTATATGCATCAGTTACACACCGTGGcatactgattattattattattattattatgattattattattattattattattattattattatgtatttattttccagaCGCCCTATTTCGCTTTGAGTGAAGGGGAGGTAACACTGTTGTAATTTACTGCAAGTGTTTTGCAtagttattcattttttttttagcctggTCTGTGTTACAAAGAAACCAGTTTCGGGTTACATTGTGTATTTTATCTCTAGACGTTTTCTTGCTTCATGTCCTGGCTATACTTATtcatatataaacaaatacacgTCGTTACGCGGAGTGTACGGGTAGCACAGTTCTGATTAGTTTAGTGCGGGGTGTACGGGTAGCACAGTTCCGATTAGTTTAGTAGGTTTTTGTATTTCGCGTTGCACAGAAGTTTAAAGGGAGTGTTCGGAGGGTCTCCGCTAACTCCACCTCCTTCACTCAGTGCTTGCCCCCCGGCGCAGCTGTGAGTTTAGGATTCCTCCTCAGTGTAGACGATACTAACTCAGTGGAACACTGCTGATCTCTCACCAGCGCGGCCCGATTCATCACCATGTTCTGGTTCCTTGGGTCTCTCCTTCTCGCCGTCTCCCAGCTCCCAAAGTCCGCTGCCGACATACAGCTGAACAGCAATGTCCCGTTAGAGCCCTATGATTTGCTGTACGACAACGCGATCGAGGCTTATTACATCGGAGACTGGAAATCGGTCATCTTGAACATGGAGCGGGCGCTGCGAAACAAGGGAGCACTCCGCCGGGCGAAGG is part of the Acipenser ruthenus chromosome 27, fAciRut3.2 maternal haplotype, whole genome shotgun sequence genome and harbors:
- the LOC117432041 gene encoding LOW QUALITY PROTEIN: uncharacterized protein C1orf50 homolog (The sequence of the model RefSeq protein was modified relative to this genomic sequence to represent the inferred CDS: inserted 2 bases in 1 codon; substituted 1 base at 1 genomic stop codon), whose amino-acid sequence is MNMETDKDNNVTAPKKLTTRTTTVALVESNTNPSGLQLVSSYQTNRVGDPMDLVALAQQVQKADXFIRANASNRLTVIAEQIRYLQEQARKVLEDAKKDAELHHAACNVVKKPGNMYYLYMRESGQRYFSILYPKDWGSSCPHKFVGAYKLIXRDSEISILDKLLSQQIALPPCNEPNFQGLTQ
- the LOC117432126 gene encoding AP-5 complex subunit beta-1 isoform X2; this translates as MAAPNPEGWPQRVAAFSCSPSHFLSSTTPEDFLSDLLQDLKDDKVSESTKVLMLGPLQEHPTILCPSPQVGEQTAVSLLGIFSRTAHTPKSVNLKCHLMLSIATVLISTSFVKQGVKVAEGFLDLLFQTAQDTNDQKHGGMFRPLRAIACDCLREMETCCPGLLSHKLEALYSLKQQEMTPLHQAYTLLYGVALRNAVHCLTLQKDVMDGDLKKLLASNEGFAWKATEKPLELVQLTTMSQIPVLPSNVETKELKSVVSLLLEECYLLTPVTQAALLRELTQVVSMVQSLSPAIFKSQLLRLFGTVEISLLHSTLQMKGTFTDSLFTAEDENFLLKRLVGMAQHPLLSTPQKLFYIECILHFPENRPISSNGEESLPVLVTPRMVASLFPTVFNDSSTMLSRLNILSLVYLEDDEEEGIGYIFDHLMALHKIVDHHGTREMTTTFFRAVYIFMQNFYLNEKYTTDLIESLSELYRRHYTLAPNLINLVDSTQRLLEDSSWPTDLLKALQMLIVELPLEHLIHQNLYWHLKVLGRVAKEEQASQRSTVRFLLNLLINSSLCGLGDWRIGNALLSVCRNLLQHPNLDQVFIELADLLQFMMHNFEDVDIQDHARFYYTLLTNLSKEKLSGVLNMGTGESQAKIRSLSSIMAESEELSSCLTVHRTRQPVLKLVKLSEDGISKPDHSSSGPEDSTPDVDLLKVYQNQFLNPEFASVVILKYHLTFAGEVDALYHKLFCICLHFEQTDSNYERVSDVSVPCLIYDRKPCVVSLTLKPWRPYPTVLHASAIFTTEDGLSWHTQLDPIPIGFPDLFLPLPVPVHWSQGSREQLFHQLWKSLCPEESSQSATSLFCFEVGVRSLREVIESSFHKYLVSKQLNTESYKVLLFLPPQFYVLLKIKNSEDAASVSIITDNWKLLPFINSYIKCITDYSADRTQ
- the LOC117432126 gene encoding AP-5 complex subunit beta-1 isoform X1, producing the protein MIASLQGDSAMAAPNPEGWPQRVAAFSCSPSHFLSSTTPEDFLSDLLQDLKDDKVSESTKVLMLGPLQEHPTILCPSPQVGEQTAVSLLGIFSRTAHTPKSVNLKCHLMLSIATVLISTSFVKQGVKVAEGFLDLLFQTAQDTNDQKHGGMFRPLRAIACDCLREMETCCPGLLSHKLEALYSLKQQEMTPLHQAYTLLYGVALRNAVHCLTLQKDVMDGDLKKLLASNEGFAWKATEKPLELVQLTTMSQIPVLPSNVETKELKSVVSLLLEECYLLTPVTQAALLRELTQVVSMVQSLSPAIFKSQLLRLFGTVEISLLHSTLQMKGTFTDSLFTAEDENFLLKRLVGMAQHPLLSTPQKLFYIECILHFPENRPISSNGEESLPVLVTPRMVASLFPTVFNDSSTMLSRLNILSLVYLEDDEEEGIGYIFDHLMALHKIVDHHGTREMTTTFFRAVYIFMQNFYLNEKYTTDLIESLSELYRRHYTLAPNLINLVDSTQRLLEDSSWPTDLLKALQMLIVELPLEHLIHQNLYWHLKVLGRVAKEEQASQRSTVRFLLNLLINSSLCGLGDWRIGNALLSVCRNLLQHPNLDQVFIELADLLQFMMHNFEDVDIQDHARFYYTLLTNLSKEKLSGVLNMGTGESQAKIRSLSSIMAESEELSSCLTVHRTRQPVLKLVKLSEDGISKPDHSSSGPEDSTPDVDLLKVYQNQFLNPEFASVVILKYHLTFAGEVDALYHKLFCICLHFEQTDSNYERVSDVSVPCLIYDRKPCVVSLTLKPWRPYPTVLHASAIFTTEDGLSWHTQLDPIPIGFPDLFLPLPVPVHWSQGSREQLFHQLWKSLCPEESSQSATSLFCFEVGVRSLREVIESSFHKYLVSKQLNTESYKVLLFLPPQFYVLLKIKNSEDAASVSIITDNWKLLPFINSYIKCITDYSADRTQ